A single region of the Lates calcarifer isolate ASB-BC8 linkage group LG3, TLL_Latcal_v3, whole genome shotgun sequence genome encodes:
- the anxa14 gene encoding annexin A2 → MDPEYFKSYEMCWGTLGTVRPFSNFHPDRDVLEIQAALQKKDVVTLVRILTNRSNAQRQVIASTFEEMTQKDLAAGLKKVLAGDLESLLLDLLIPPVQYEAQRLQQAMAGLGTDEETLMEILCTRSGKQLQEISAVYKQLYKKDLEKELKGETSGDFAKLALALLNKENVPGVVQRDIESLSASLNGKKADAGPWIDILTSRDTDHLNKVLMGLELHTGQVADEVVEKRFSGDFRLGLKVLVQCIQNPDAYLAKRLSAAKTPILQGIMVSHSEEDLLCIRAAYLKSTGTSLYTALQKQFKGDYLQALLAICRSED, encoded by the exons ATGGACCCTGAGTATTTCAAATCCTAT GAGATGTGTTGGGGCACCCTTGGAACAGTGCGACCCTTCTCCAATTTCCACCCTGACAGAGATGTTTTGGAGATCCAAGCAGCGCTGCAGAAGAAAG ATGTGGTAACCCTGGTGAGAATCTTGACCAATCGGAGCAATGCTCAGAGACAAGTGATCGCCAGCACCTTTGAAGAGATGACACAGAAG GACCTGGCAGCTGGTTTAAAGAAAGTGCTGGCTGGAGATctggagtctctgctgctggaccTGCTGATTCCCCCTGTGCAGTACGAAGCTCAACGCCTGCAGCAGGCCATGGCG ggtttAGGCACAGATGAGGAAACACTAATGGAGATCCTGTGTACACGGTCTGGAAAGCAGCTTCAGGAAATCAGTGCTGTGTACAAACAAT tgtACAAGAAAGACCTGGAGAAAGAACTGAAAGGAGAAACCAGTGGAGACTTTGCTAAGCTTGCTCTGGCTTTGCTAAAT aaagaaaatgttccCGGTGTGGTTCAGAGAGATATTGAG tctctctctgcgTCACTAAATGGGAAGAAAGCTGATGCAGGGCCGTGGATTGACATACTGACCTCTAGAGACACAGACCATCTCAACAAAG TGTTGATGGGACTGGAGCTGCATACCGGACAGGTGGCAGATGAAGTTGTGGAGAAGCGATTCTCAGGAGACTTTCGACTGGGCTTGAAAGTTTTAG TGCAATGCATTCAAAATCCTGATGCCTACCTTGCTAAAAGACTGTCTGCCGCAAAG ACACCGATATTGCAAGGCATTATGGTGTCTCACTCTGAGGAAGATCTGCTGTGTATTCGAGCAGCCTACCTTAAATCAACAGGCACTTCTCTCTACACTGCT